A window of the Bradyrhizobium ottawaense genome harbors these coding sequences:
- a CDS encoding PAS domain S-box protein, whose product MFNKNDETARIGALQSAIFNSANFSSIATDAKGVIQIFNVGAERMLGYAAVEVMNKITPADISDPQEMIARAEALSVELGTPITPGFEALVFKASRGIEDIYELTYIRKDGSRFPAVVSVTALRDAQDVIIGYLLIGTDNTARKLAEEALLQAGALQSAIFNSANFSSIATDAKGVIQIFNVGAERMLGYAAAEVMNKITPADISDPRELIARAKALSVELGTPITPGFEALVFKASRGIEDIYELTYIRKDGSRFPAVVSVTALRDAKDVIIGYLLIGTELKAGALQSAIFNSANFSSIATDAKGVIQIFNVGAERMLGFAAADVMNRITPADISDPQELIARAKALSVELATPITPGFEALVFKASRGIEDIYELTYIRKDGSRFPAVVSVTALRDAQDVIIGYLLIGTDNTARKLVEEEQKKSDQRLRDQQFYTRSLIESNIDAIMTTDPSGIITDVNKQMEALTGCTRDELIGAPFKGYFTDPERAEAAIKRVLSEKSVTDYELTARARDGKQTVVSYNATTFYDRNRTLQGVFAAARDVTERKRVEAELQQAKAAAESASRTKSDFLASMSHEIRTPMNAIMGIADLLAKTPLSPEQDKYVQIFRRAGDNLLNLINDILDLSKVESSQLELERTGFSLNDLLEKVTEMVALRASEKGLAMVYEIAPGVPNDLVGDPTRLRQVLLNLLGNAIKFTQAGEVTLRVTPDADPSVPTALRFTVSDTGIGIAREKLGQVFERFTQADSSTTRRFGGSGLGLTISRRLVELMGGRIWVESEVGKGSVFAFAAPFEISTSVNRPAADPVGADPELPLPALRILLAEDSPDNCIITIAYLEGTPYQVQIAETGAIACKMFEAGRYDLVLMDRQMPVMDGLTATRTIRAWEQANHRPPTPIIALTASALKGDREMCLAAGCTAFLTKPIKQEVLLQAIRENSLVAPSLANEDSNPMDLIRLSAKSRSAIRIPAYLRNCKQNVIVMLDALDRVDFETVTSLGHQMMGSGGMFGFQTITDIGRSIEQAAESADSDASRKWVGALSIYLDGVETISN is encoded by the coding sequence GTGTTCAATAAAAACGACGAGACGGCGCGGATTGGCGCGCTGCAGAGCGCGATCTTCAACAGTGCCAACTTCTCCAGCATTGCCACCGACGCCAAAGGCGTCATCCAGATCTTCAACGTCGGCGCCGAGCGCATGCTCGGCTATGCCGCCGTCGAGGTCATGAACAAGATCACGCCGGCCGATATATCCGATCCGCAGGAGATGATCGCGCGCGCCGAGGCGCTGAGCGTGGAACTCGGAACCCCGATCACGCCAGGCTTCGAAGCTCTGGTGTTCAAGGCCTCGCGCGGGATCGAGGACATCTACGAACTGACCTACATCCGCAAGGATGGCAGCCGGTTTCCGGCGGTGGTGTCGGTCACGGCGCTGCGCGATGCGCAGGACGTCATCATCGGCTATCTCCTGATCGGCACCGACAACACCGCGCGCAAACTTGCGGAAGAAGCCCTGCTCCAGGCGGGGGCCCTGCAGAGCGCGATTTTCAACAGCGCCAACTTCTCCAGCATCGCCACCGACGCCAAGGGCGTCATTCAGATCTTCAACGTCGGCGCCGAGCGGATGCTCGGCTATGCCGCCGCCGAGGTGATGAACAAGATCACGCCCGCCGACATTTCCGATCCGCGGGAACTGATCGCCCGCGCCAAGGCGCTCAGCGTCGAACTCGGAACCCCGATCACGCCGGGCTTCGAGGCCCTGGTGTTCAAGGCCTCGCGCGGGATCGAGGACATCTACGAACTGACCTACATCCGCAAGGATGGCAGTCGGTTCCCGGCGGTGGTGTCCGTCACAGCGCTGCGCGACGCCAAGGACGTCATCATCGGTTACCTCCTGATCGGCACCGAACTCAAGGCGGGAGCCCTGCAGAGCGCCATCTTCAACAGCGCCAACTTCTCCAGCATCGCCACCGACGCCAAGGGCGTCATTCAGATCTTCAACGTCGGCGCCGAGCGGATGCTGGGCTTCGCGGCAGCCGACGTGATGAACAGGATCACGCCGGCCGACATTTCCGATCCGCAGGAACTGATCGCGCGCGCCAAGGCGCTCAGCGTCGAGCTGGCAACCCCGATCACGCCGGGCTTCGAGGCCCTGGTGTTCAAGGCCTCGCGCGGGATCGAGGACATCTACGAATTGACCTATATCCGCAAGGACGGCAGCCGATTCCCGGCCGTGGTGTCGGTCACGGCGCTGCGCGACGCGCAGGACGTGATCATCGGCTACCTGCTCATTGGCACCGACAACACCGCGCGCAAGCTGGTCGAAGAAGAGCAAAAGAAGTCCGATCAACGGCTGCGCGATCAGCAATTTTACACCCGCTCGCTGATCGAATCCAACATCGACGCGATCATGACCACCGATCCGTCCGGCATTATCACCGACGTCAACAAGCAGATGGAGGCGCTGACCGGCTGTACGCGCGACGAGTTGATCGGTGCGCCGTTCAAGGGCTATTTCACCGATCCGGAACGCGCCGAGGCCGCGATCAAGCGCGTGCTGAGCGAAAAGTCGGTCACCGACTACGAGTTGACGGCGCGCGCCCGCGACGGCAAGCAGACGGTGGTGTCCTACAATGCGACCACCTTTTACGACCGGAACCGTACCCTGCAGGGCGTCTTCGCCGCGGCGCGCGACGTCACCGAACGCAAGCGGGTGGAGGCGGAATTGCAGCAGGCCAAGGCCGCCGCCGAGAGCGCGAGCCGGACCAAATCGGATTTCCTGGCGAGCATGAGTCATGAGATCCGGACGCCGATGAATGCGATCATGGGTATCGCGGACCTGCTGGCGAAGACCCCGCTCTCGCCGGAGCAGGACAAATATGTACAAATCTTTCGCCGCGCCGGCGACAACCTGCTCAATCTCATCAACGACATCCTCGATCTCTCCAAGGTCGAATCCTCCCAGCTCGAGCTGGAGCGGACCGGCTTCTCCCTGAACGATCTCCTGGAGAAGGTGACGGAGATGGTGGCGCTCCGGGCCAGCGAAAAGGGATTGGCCATGGTGTACGAGATAGCGCCTGGCGTGCCCAACGACCTGGTCGGCGACCCGACACGGCTGCGCCAGGTGCTGCTTAATTTGCTCGGCAACGCGATCAAGTTCACCCAAGCGGGCGAGGTAACCCTGCGGGTTACACCGGATGCGGATCCTTCCGTCCCGACCGCATTGCGGTTCACGGTCTCGGACACCGGCATCGGCATCGCCCGCGAGAAATTGGGCCAGGTGTTTGAACGCTTCACACAGGCCGACTCATCCACCACGCGCAGGTTCGGTGGCTCGGGACTGGGGCTGACGATTTCGCGGCGCCTGGTGGAACTGATGGGCGGGCGCATTTGGGTCGAAAGCGAAGTCGGGAAAGGCAGCGTCTTTGCGTTCGCGGCGCCCTTCGAAATATCCACTTCGGTCAATCGTCCGGCGGCCGATCCGGTCGGAGCGGATCCCGAACTGCCGCTGCCGGCGCTACGAATTCTGCTGGCGGAAGATTCTCCCGACAATTGCATCATCACGATCGCCTATCTGGAGGGCACGCCGTACCAGGTGCAAATCGCCGAGACCGGGGCCATCGCCTGTAAAATGTTTGAAGCCGGACGCTACGACCTCGTCCTGATGGACCGTCAAATGCCTGTCATGGATGGCCTGACCGCGACGCGAACGATTCGAGCGTGGGAGCAGGCGAACCATCGGCCGCCCACGCCGATCATTGCACTGACGGCCTCTGCCCTGAAGGGCGACCGGGAAATGTGTTTGGCGGCGGGATGCACGGCTTTCCTGACCAAGCCCATCAAACAGGAAGTGCTGCTGCAGGCGATCAGGGAGAACTCACTGGTCGCTCCTTCGTTAGCGAACGAGGACAGCAACCCGATGGACCTGATCCGGTTGAGCGCCAAATCCCGATCCGCAATCCGGATCCCCGCCTATCTGCGGAACTGCAAGCAGAATGTCATCGTGATGCTGGATGCCCTGGATCGCGTTGACTTCGAGACAGTGACGAGTCTGGGACACCAGATGATGGGTTCCGGGGGCATGTTTGGATTCCAGACCATTACCGACATCGGCAGATCCATTGAACAGGCAGCCGAGAGCGCCGATTCGGATGCGTCGCGCAAGTGGGTGGGTGCATTGTC
- a CDS encoding alkaline phosphatase family protein, with protein sequence MRRTTVLLSASLIALTATAASAQNAAPRNLILFVPDGLRGRIVTPQTAPAMAEVRDKGVHFKNSHSLFPTFTMANGSAMATGHYLGDTGVFSNTIFTGYTSVPAGDTVVPFIENDAVLGDIDEHFSGDYLNEETLLKMARAQGFSTAAIGKLGPTLQFDHADRGKTTIVIDDSTGGKNGVPLSDEMKDALTKANLPVATPGRGDNGKAGDAKTPGTTSANVAQQAYMADVAAKVVLPMFKARSKPFVLVFWSRDPDGSQHNTGDSLNSTTPGINGPTSMAGIKNADDNLAQLRKALDELGLSASTNIMISSDHGFSTISKESKTSPSAKISYADTPKDFLPMGFLAIDLAKALNLPLFDPNDKNAAVAADAHPKAGNGVLGKDPTKPEVVIATNGGSDLVYIPGKDRKLVDRTIKALLEQDYVSGIFVNDDLGRFPGTLPMSQLGLIGKAVTPQPSIVVNFRSWSSGCEEPTNCSVQVADTVLRQGQGMHGSFSRGDTLNFTAAIGPDFKSGYVDALPVSNADVGATAAKVMGLTQKPKGPLVGRVMTEAMPNGATPQAYAGTVKSKPAANGLRTVLNFQRVGTQRYFDTAGFPGRTLGLEAEENKKTAGK encoded by the coding sequence ATGCGCCGCACAACCGTGTTGCTGTCCGCCAGCCTGATCGCGCTCACCGCAACTGCCGCGTCGGCGCAAAATGCCGCACCGCGTAACCTGATCCTGTTCGTGCCGGACGGCTTGCGCGGACGGATCGTGACGCCGCAGACCGCACCCGCGATGGCCGAGGTTCGCGACAAGGGCGTCCACTTCAAGAATTCGCACTCGCTGTTTCCGACCTTCACCATGGCGAACGGCTCGGCGATGGCGACCGGCCATTACCTCGGCGATACCGGCGTGTTCTCAAACACCATCTTTACCGGCTACACGTCGGTGCCCGCCGGCGACACCGTCGTTCCCTTCATCGAGAATGACGCCGTGCTCGGCGACATCGACGAGCATTTCAGCGGCGACTATCTGAACGAGGAAACCCTGCTGAAGATGGCGCGGGCGCAAGGCTTCTCCACCGCCGCGATCGGCAAGCTCGGCCCTACCCTGCAGTTCGACCACGCTGACCGTGGCAAGACCACCATCGTGATCGACGATTCCACCGGCGGCAAGAACGGCGTGCCGCTGTCCGACGAAATGAAGGACGCCCTGACCAAGGCCAACCTGCCGGTGGCGACGCCCGGGCGCGGCGACAACGGCAAGGCCGGCGACGCCAAGACGCCGGGCACCACGTCAGCCAATGTCGCGCAGCAGGCCTACATGGCCGACGTCGCGGCCAAGGTCGTGCTGCCGATGTTCAAGGCGCGCAGCAAGCCGTTCGTGCTGGTGTTCTGGTCGCGCGATCCCGACGGCAGCCAGCACAATACCGGCGACAGCCTCAACAGTACGACGCCCGGGATCAACGGCCCGACCTCGATGGCCGGCATCAAGAATGCCGACGACAACCTCGCGCAATTGCGCAAGGCGCTGGACGAACTCGGGCTCAGTGCCTCGACCAATATCATGATCTCCTCCGATCACGGCTTCTCGACGATTTCGAAGGAGAGCAAGACCAGCCCGTCGGCGAAGATTTCCTACGCCGATACGCCAAAGGATTTCCTGCCCATGGGCTTCCTCGCCATCGATCTGGCGAAGGCGCTGAACCTTCCGCTGTTCGACCCCAACGACAAGAATGCGGCGGTCGCCGCTGACGCCCACCCCAAGGCCGGCAACGGCGTGCTCGGCAAGGATCCGACAAAGCCCGAGGTCGTGATCGCCACCAACGGCGGATCGGACCTCGTCTACATTCCCGGCAAGGACCGCAAGCTGGTGGACCGCACCATCAAGGCGCTGCTGGAGCAGGACTATGTCAGCGGCATTTTCGTCAACGACGATCTCGGGCGTTTCCCCGGCACGTTGCCGATGTCGCAACTCGGCCTGATCGGCAAGGCGGTGACGCCGCAGCCGTCGATCGTGGTCAATTTCCGCTCGTGGTCGTCGGGCTGCGAGGAGCCGACCAACTGCTCGGTGCAGGTGGCGGATACCGTGCTGCGCCAGGGCCAGGGCATGCATGGCAGCTTCAGCCGCGGCGACACGCTGAACTTCACCGCCGCGATCGGGCCCGACTTCAAGTCGGGTTATGTCGATGCCCTCCCCGTCAGCAATGCGGATGTCGGCGCCACCGCCGCAAAAGTCATGGGCCTGACGCAAAAGCCGAAGGGCCCGCTGGTCGGCCGCGTCATGACCGAAGCGATGCCGAACGGCGCGACGCCGCAGGCCTATGCCGGCACCGTGAAGTCGAAGCCCGCGGCGAACGGGCTGCGTACCGTGCTGAATTTCCAGCGCGTCGGCACCCAGCGCTATTTCGACACCGCAGGATTCCCGGGCCGCACCCTCGGGCTAGAAGCGGAAGAAAACAAGAAAACCGCGGGGAAGTAA